In Henckelia pumila isolate YLH828 unplaced genomic scaffold, ASM3356847v2 CTG_19:::fragment_3, whole genome shotgun sequence, the following proteins share a genomic window:
- the LOC140870718 gene encoding protein HESO1-like isoform X1, with protein MNGYNLLELTLRNTLCMINPSGQDWSVRFQIINELRAVVEPIESLRGATVEPFGSFVSNLFTRWGDLDISIEMQNGSYISSMGKKQKQSILEDVLKALRKRGGFQRLRFISNARVPIVKFVGSCNISCDISINNLSGQMKSKLLFWINDIDGRFRDLVLLVKEWAKAHRINESKLGTLNSYSLSLLIIFHLQTVVPAILPPLREIYPGNMVDELTGVRAAAEKSIEDVCAVNINRLKSDKSRLINRSSLSELFISFLAKFFYICSRASTHGTSPHSGQSELIDSNMRWLPKTFALFVEDPFEQPANTARTVTSNQLTKILVAIQATREILYAPNQNQASLLSFLVGPHVLQLMTRMPTPNPVIPQLAARVPVQNHVRSGPNQHPKQTPRPMQIQKQFQRLKLENGGETNGSAQSSTSQRQQGKWRPRSESKMGPAGSDG; from the exons ATGAATGGGTATAACTTGTTGGAGCTTACTCTCAGGAATACTCTTTGCATGATCAATCCCTCGGGACAGGACTGGTCTGTCAGATTTCAGATTATTAATGAGCTTCGAGCTGTAGTCGAACCCATTGAAAGTCTAAGAG GTGCAACTGTGGAACCATTTGGATCTTTTGTGTCTAATCTCTTCACAAGATGGGGAGATTTGGATATATCCATAGAAATGCAAAATGGTTCGTATATTTCCTCTATGGGAAAAAAGCAAAAGCAAAGTATTTTGGAAGATGTGCTTAAAGCCTTGAGGAAGAGGG GTGGATTTCAGAGGCTGCGATTTATCTCGAATGCTAGGGTACCCATAGTGAAATTTGTGGGAAGCTGCAACATTTCCTGTGATATCTCAATTAACAACTTAAGTGGTCAAATGAAGTCAAAACTTTTATTCTGGATCAATGATATTGATGGACGTTTCCGTGATCTGGTTTTACTG GTCAAGGAATGGGCCAAAGCTCATCGCATTAATGAATCAAAATTGGGTACTTTGAACTCGTATTCTCTCAGCCTGCTTATAATTTTCCATTTGCAG ACTGTGGTACCTGCAATATTACCGCCACTTAGAGAAATATATCCAGGAAATATGGTTGACGAGCTTACTG GCGTGAGGGCTGCTGCAGAAAAAAGTATAGAAGATGTTTGTGCCGTGAACATTAACCGACTTAAGTCAGATAAGTCGAGATTGATTAATCGAAGCTCATTGTCAGAGCTCTTCATTTCCTTCCTTGCAAAG TTTTTTTATATTTGCTCAAGAGCTTCTACACATGGCACTAGCCCACATTCTGGACAATCAGAGCTCATCGACAGCAACATGAGATGGTTACCAAAAACCTTTGCACTATTT GTTGAAGATCCCTTTGAACAGCCAGCAAATACAGCTCGGACAGTTACCAGCAACCAGCTAACAAAGATATTAGTAGCAATTCAGGCAACTCGGGAAATTCTCTATGCACCCAATCAAAATCAAGCGTCTCTTCTTTCATTTCTTGTTGGGCCACATGTATTACAGTTGATGACTAGAATGCCTACTCCGAATCCAGTCATCCCACAATTAGCAGCAAGAGTCCCTGTTCAAAATCATGTCAGAAGTGGACCCAATCAACACCCGAAACAAACACCAAGGCCCATGCAAATACAGAAACAGTTTCAAAGATTGAAGTTGGAAAATGGAGGGGAAACAAATGGATCTGCTCAATCATCAACCAGTCAAAGGCAACAAGGTAAATGGAGGCCAAGATCCGAGAGTAAAATGGGTCCAGCTGGTTCTGATGGCTGA
- the LOC140870718 gene encoding protein HESO1-like isoform X2 — MNGYNLLELTLRNTLCMINPSGQDWSVRFQIINELRAVVEPIESLRGATVEPFGSFVSNLFTRWGDLDISIEMQNGSYISSMGKKQKQSILEDVLKALRKRGGFQRLRFISNARVPIVKFVGSCNISCDISINNLSGQMKSKLLFWINDIDGRFRDLVLLVKEWAKAHRINESKLGTLNSYSLSLLIIFHLQTVVPAILPPLREIYPGNMVDELTGVRAAAEKSIEDVCAVNINRLKSDKSRLINRSSLSELFISFLAKVEDPFEQPANTARTVTSNQLTKILVAIQATREILYAPNQNQASLLSFLVGPHVLQLMTRMPTPNPVIPQLAARVPVQNHVRSGPNQHPKQTPRPMQIQKQFQRLKLENGGETNGSAQSSTSQRQQGKWRPRSESKMGPAGSDG; from the exons ATGAATGGGTATAACTTGTTGGAGCTTACTCTCAGGAATACTCTTTGCATGATCAATCCCTCGGGACAGGACTGGTCTGTCAGATTTCAGATTATTAATGAGCTTCGAGCTGTAGTCGAACCCATTGAAAGTCTAAGAG GTGCAACTGTGGAACCATTTGGATCTTTTGTGTCTAATCTCTTCACAAGATGGGGAGATTTGGATATATCCATAGAAATGCAAAATGGTTCGTATATTTCCTCTATGGGAAAAAAGCAAAAGCAAAGTATTTTGGAAGATGTGCTTAAAGCCTTGAGGAAGAGGG GTGGATTTCAGAGGCTGCGATTTATCTCGAATGCTAGGGTACCCATAGTGAAATTTGTGGGAAGCTGCAACATTTCCTGTGATATCTCAATTAACAACTTAAGTGGTCAAATGAAGTCAAAACTTTTATTCTGGATCAATGATATTGATGGACGTTTCCGTGATCTGGTTTTACTG GTCAAGGAATGGGCCAAAGCTCATCGCATTAATGAATCAAAATTGGGTACTTTGAACTCGTATTCTCTCAGCCTGCTTATAATTTTCCATTTGCAG ACTGTGGTACCTGCAATATTACCGCCACTTAGAGAAATATATCCAGGAAATATGGTTGACGAGCTTACTG GCGTGAGGGCTGCTGCAGAAAAAAGTATAGAAGATGTTTGTGCCGTGAACATTAACCGACTTAAGTCAGATAAGTCGAGATTGATTAATCGAAGCTCATTGTCAGAGCTCTTCATTTCCTTCCTTGCAAAG GTTGAAGATCCCTTTGAACAGCCAGCAAATACAGCTCGGACAGTTACCAGCAACCAGCTAACAAAGATATTAGTAGCAATTCAGGCAACTCGGGAAATTCTCTATGCACCCAATCAAAATCAAGCGTCTCTTCTTTCATTTCTTGTTGGGCCACATGTATTACAGTTGATGACTAGAATGCCTACTCCGAATCCAGTCATCCCACAATTAGCAGCAAGAGTCCCTGTTCAAAATCATGTCAGAAGTGGACCCAATCAACACCCGAAACAAACACCAAGGCCCATGCAAATACAGAAACAGTTTCAAAGATTGAAGTTGGAAAATGGAGGGGAAACAAATGGATCTGCTCAATCATCAACCAGTCAAAGGCAACAAGGTAAATGGAGGCCAAGATCCGAGAGTAAAATGGGTCCAGCTGGTTCTGATGGCTGA
- the LOC140870717 gene encoding probable methyltransferase PMT11 codes for MKGIIYGGGSDPFESASLLKLSALLFVSLVFFYAGKQFSDGSYQRLVFFSAQQSPTPPSSSVVSLSPNFNKIFDLHGLINETSGPQQQQEMVPPPPVLERMGVVDESGNMTVDFEVEDFDPKMVENWENTEETDGSESDEKGDNKVRARDQKFEMCPESMREYIPCLDNQDAIKKSNSTDRGEKFERHCPEKGKELNCLVPAPSGYKTPIPWPKSRDEVWFSNVPHARLAEDKGGQNWITIDKDKFKFPGGGTQFIHGADQYLDQIAKMLPEIAFGRRTRVALDVGCGVASFGAYLLSRNVITLSVAPKDVHENQIQFALERGVPAMVAAFATRRLLYPSQAFDMIHCSRCRINWTRDDGILLLEVNRMLRAGGYFVWAAQPVYKHEAVLEEQWEDMVNLTNCICWTLTKKEGYIAIWQKPLNNSCYLSREKGSQPPLCTRDDDPDNVWYVGLKACITPLPEAGYGSNVTLWPERLQNPPDRLQSIQADAFISKKMHFSSESKYWKEIIEGYMHYLHWSKTKFRNVLDMRAGFGGFAAALIENHLDCWVLNVVPVNGPNTLPVIYDRGLIGVMHDWCEPLDTYPRTYDLIHAAELLSTERKRCNLSTIMLEMDRILRPGGRVYIRDILAVMDELQAIAKALGWRVAMRETSQGPHSSYRILVCEKHLLQ; via the exons ATGAAGGGAATCATCTATGGCGGAGGATCCGATCCATTCGAATCCGCCTCTCTCCTCAAACTATCTGCATTACTATTCGTTTCACTCGTTTTCTTCTACGCCGGCAAGCAATTCTCCGATGGCTCCTATCAGCGGCTCGTGTTCTTCTCCGCTCAGCAATCTCCAACGCCGCCATCTTCCTCCGTCGTCAGCCTCTCTCCTAATTTCAACAAAATATTTGATCTTCATGGGCTCATAAATGAAACAAGTGGTCCGCAGCAACAGCAAGAGATGGTGCCGCCGCCGCCGGTGCTGGAGAGAATGGGGGTGGTGGATGAAAGTGGGAATATGACGGTTGATTTCGAGGTGGAGGATTTTGATCCGAAGATGGTGGAGAATTGGGAGAACACAGAAGAGACTGATGGATCGGAAAGCGATGAAAAAGGGGATAACAAGGTTAGAGCTAGGGATCAGAAGTTTGAGATGTGTCCGGAGAGTATGAGGGAGTACATACCTTGTCTGGACAACCAGGACGCCATTAAGAAATCTAATTCCACGGATAGAGGGGAGAAATTTGAGCGGCATTGCCCTGAAAAAGGGAAGGAATTGAATTGCTTGGTCCCTGCTCCTAGTGGGTACAAAACTCCGATTCCATGGCCCAAAAGTCGCGACGAG GTGTGGTTTAGTAACGTTCCTCATGCACGTTTGGCCGAGGACAAAGGAGGTCAGAATTGGATAACTATTGACAAGGACAAGTTCAAGTTTCCTGGAGGTGGTACGCAGTTCATTCATGGGGCAGATCAGTACTTGGATCAGATTGCAAAG ATGCTCCCTGAAATCGCATTTGGTCGACGTACTCGAGTTGCTCTGGATGTTGGTTGTGGTGTTGCGAGTTTTGGCGCTTATTTACTATCACGGAATGTCATCACCTTGTCCGTGGCCCCAAAAGATGTTCATGAGAATCAGATTCAATTTGCGCTTGAGCGAGGTGTACCTGCGATGGTGGCAGCATTTGCAACTCGGCGTTTACTTTATCCAAGTCAAGCATTTGATATGATACATTGTTCAAGGTGCAGAATCAACTGGACTCGAGATG ATGGGATTTTACTTCTTGAAGTCAATAGGATGCTCCGGGCAGGAGGATATTTTGTCTGGGCAGCGCAGCCTGTTTATAAGCATGAAGCAGTCCTTGAAGAACAATGGGAAG ATATGGTTAACCTTACTAATTGTATTTGTTGGACACTAACGAAGAAGGAGGGGTACATTGCAATATGGCAGAAGCCCCTGAACAACAGTTGCTATTTGAGCCGTGAGAAAGGATCCCAGCCTCCATTGTGTACACGTGATGATGATCCTGATAATGTGTG GTACGTTGGTTTGAAAGCATGCATAACACCTTTGCCAGAGGCAGGCTATGGTTCAAATGTTACTCTCTGGCCAGAACGGTTGCAGAATCCTCCAGATAGGCTTCAGAGCATACAAGCCGATgctttcatatcaaagaaaatgcATTTCAGCTCGGAATCCAAATATTGGAAAGAAATAATCGAAGGTTATATGCACTATTTACATTGGAGTAAGACAAAATTTCGAAACGTCTTGGACATGAGAGCAGGCTTTGGAGG GTTTGCAGCGGCACTGATAGAGAATCATCTGGATTGTTGGGTGCTCAATGTTGTCCCTGTCAATGGACCTAATACATTGCCTGTCATATACGACCGTGGTCTCATAGGAGTTATGCATGACTG GTGTGAGCCACTGGACACATACCCGAGAACCTACGATTTAATCCATGCTGCTGAACTTTTATCAACTGAACGAAAAAG ATGCAATCTCTCCACCATCATGCTTGAAATGGACCGAATATTGCGGCCTGGTGGACGTGTATATATCCGTGACATACTTGCTGTGATGGATGAACTTCAAGCAATTGCAAAGGCCTTGGGTTGGCGTGTAGCAATGAGGGAAACTTCCCAGGGCCCTCACTCCAGTTATAGAATCTTGGTGTGTGAAAAGCACCTATTACAATAG
- the LOC140870739 gene encoding protein FAR-RED IMPAIRED RESPONSE 1-like, with amino-acid sequence MFCVSALNSKNDGVVNDVHLFAEDIEIEPNVGMKFENENEVFDFYKRYAYHVGFPVRKRTSRKNKEGVVTYIAFTCGRESRINSNTSTTMKPQPTGQTGCKARLTACSDVAGVWKITGVHLEHNHQTSPTKSRAFRCYRQLNAHVKRQLEVNDIADIPLHKSYNSVVVEAGGYEKMTFIEKDCRNYIDKVRKLRLGEGDAAAIQAYFSKMQFLSPGFFFSLDLDDEGRLKNIFWADNRCRQAYKEFGDVMTFDTTYLTNKYDMPFAPFVGVNHHGHSTLLGCGLLSSEDTETFVWLFKIWLEFMEFKSPQGIITDQDRAMQNAIEARENSLGSMFSQNFILGRNVNNPTKESMNSFFDGYVHSKTSLKQFVEQYERALRSKVEKEFQADFKSFSQMVPCVTQFDIERQFQSAYTIAKFKEFQQELTGKMYCDIEYSEDGCNLFEFRGIICRHAIAVLIRNKFSVVPEQYILRRWRKDVSRLYMRVKINYNGWITTPGQLNYEKLCEAFTNVADMAADNDEETQKLLEWIESKASDLAISKLRSGCGRNLVSPQSMQVQSDHVDDTTQASIATCKVLDPKYTKTKGAPKKLRKKGPLEKCSKKSKVLVKSRKEKNFQPKNIEYNNVIIQPGVQNSVMNQISFSQQLIGVHHHPWNIDYGVHLVSNYGVDQELTTLCSSKWCSNEDEVIGSNGVINNEAC; translated from the exons atgttttgtgtAAGTGCTTTAAACTCAAAAAATGATGGTGTAGTGAACGATGTACATTTGTTTGCAGAAGACATTGAGATTGAGCCCAATGTTggaatgaaatttgaaaatgagAATGAAGTTTTTGACTTTTACAAAAGATATGCATATCATGTTGGTTTTCCAGTTAGAAAAAGAACTTCACGAAAGAATAAAGAAGGGGTTGTCACGTACATTGCATTCACATGTGGCCGAGAAAGCCGCATAAATAGTAATACAAGCACTACAATGAAGCCCCAACCAACCGGTCAAACAGGCTGTAAAGCTAGACTGACAGCTTGTTCAGATGTTGCTGGAGTATGGAAAATTACCGGTGTCCATCTCGAACATAATCATCAAACTAGTCCAACCAAGTCTAGAGCATTTCGATGTTATCGTCAGTTGAATGCTCACGTGAAACGACAATTAGAAGTGAATGATATAGCAGATATTCCTCTTCATAAAAGTTATAACTCAGTTGTTGTTGAAGCAGGTGGATATGAAAAGATGACTTTTATTGAAAAAGATTGtcgaaattatattgataagGTCAGGAAATTAAGACTTGGAGAGGGAGATGCAGCTGCCATTCAAgcttatttttcaaaaatgcaGTTTCTTTCTCCTGGTTTTTTCTTTAGCTTGGATTTGGATGATGAGGGTCGATTAAAGAATATATTTTGGGCAGATAATAGGTGTCGACAAGCTTATAAGGAATTTGGAGATGTAATGACTTTTGATACAACATACTTAACTAATAAGTATGACATGCCATTTGCTCCTTTCGTCGGTGTTAATCATCATGGACACTCAACACTGCTTGGTTGTGGTTTACTTTCTAGTGAGGATACAGAGACATTTGTGTGGTTGTTTAAGATATGGCTAGAGTTCATGGAATTTAAGTCACCTCAAGGGATAATCACCGATCAAGATAGGGCAATGCAAAATGCCATAGAAGCA AGAGAGAACTCGTTGGGTTCCATGTTTTCTCAGAACTTCATTTTGGGCCGGAATGTCAACAACCCAACGAAGGAGAGTATGAATTCTTTTTTCGATGGGTATGTCCATTCGAAAACATCTTTGAAACAATTTGTGGAGCAATATGAGCGAGCTCTGAGGAGTAAAGTTGAGAAAGAGTTTCAAGCTGATTTTAAATCCTTCTCACAGATGGTCCCTTGCGTTACTCAATTTGATATAGAGAGGCAATTTCAAAGTGCTTATACAATTGCAAAATTTAAAGAATTTCAACAAGAATTAACGGGAAAGATGTATTGTGACATTGAATACAGTGAAGATGG ttgtAATCTATTTGAGTTTAGGGGAATAATTTGTAGGCATGCTATTGCAGTTTTGATCCGTAACAAGTTTTCTGTCGTTCCTGAGCAATATATACTTCGACGTTGGAGGAAAGATGTGAGTAGATTGTATATGAGAGTGAAGATCAATTATAATGGATGGATAACTACTCCTGGTCAGTTAAATTATGAGAAGTTGTGCGAGGCATTTACAAATGTTGCAGACATGGCTGCAGATAATGATGAAGAAACTCAAAAGCTTCTCGAGTGGATTGAAAGTAAAGCAAGTGATCTTGCTATATCAAAGTTGCGATCAGGTTGTGGTCGTAATTTGGTATCACCACAGAGCATGCAAGTACAATCTGATCATGTTGATGATACAACTCAAGCTTCTATAGCTACTTGCAAAGTTCTTGATCCAAAGTACACTAAAACAAAAGGAGCCCCTAAGAAGCTTCGAAAGAAAGGTCCGTTGGAGAAGTGTTCTAAGAAATCGAAG GTATTGGTGAaatcaagaaaagaaaagaacttTCAACCGAAAAACATTGAATACAATAATGTGATTATTCAACCAGGTGTTCAGAATTCTGTTATGAATCAAATTTCTTTCTCACAGCAATTAATT GGTGTTCATCACCATCCTTGGAATATCGATTATGGAGTACATTTAGTATCAAACTatggagttgatcaagaatTGACAACACTATGCTCATCAAAATGGTGTTCGAATGAGGATGAAGTGATCGGATCCAATGGTGTAATCAATAATGAAGCATGTTAA